In Gammaproteobacteria bacterium, the sequence GCACCCTAAGCCTGTGTTTTCTGCTCTCAAGAATGTTCTATGAAAAATGTAATTGCTGTTTATCCTGGCACGTTTGATCCCATTACGAATGGTCACATTGATCTGTTGAATCGCGCGGTAAAGATGTTTGATCGTGTTGTTTTGGCGGTGGCTGAAAGTCCCGCTAAAAAACCGGTGTTTACTTTACAAGAGCGCCTCTCTTTTGTTGAGCAGGCGTTGCTGGATTGCCCTTCTGTGAGCGTCTTGGGTTTTTCGGGACTGTTAGTGGATTTTGCTCAGCAACAGCAGGCGACAGTGATTATTCGTGGGTTGCGGGCGGTTTCTGATTTTGAGTATGAGGTGCAGTTGTCGGGCATGAACCGGCGGTTAAACCCTGATGTCGAGACGGTGTTTATTTCATCTGCGCAGGAATACGCTTTTGTTTCCTCTAGCCTGGTGCGCGAGATTGCGCTTTTGGATGGGGATGTGAGTGACTTTGTACCGCCGTGCGTGAAAGCTGCGTTACGCCAGCGCATCGGTTAAACTGTGCTGATGTTTAAATTTTTTATGACTTTAAAGTAGAGGACTGTGACATGTCGTTGATGATCACCGATGAATGCATTAACTGTGACGTTTGTGAGCCAGAATGCCCCAATGATGCTATCTCGCCTGGCGATGAGATTTATGTAATTGATCCTGCGTTGTGTACCGAGTGCATCGGCCACTACGAAGAGTCTCAGTGTGTTGAGGTCTGTCCGGTGGATTGCATCCCAAAAGACCCCGAACATGAAGAGACGGAAGATGAATTGCAGTTGAAGTACCACCAGCTGACAGGGGAGTAAGCAAGATGACCGGTTTTGCAATGGGGCGATGGAGTTGTTTTGTTTTGCTGTTGTTGTTATTGCAGGGTCGGTCGGTGGCGGATGAAGCGGTATTGCCGCCAAAGGTGGCTGTGGCGTCGGCACATCCTCTGGCAACGGCGGCTGGGATTAAGATTTTAGAATCTGGTGGCAATGCGTTTGATGCGGCAGTTGCCGTCGCGGCGGCGTTGGCGGTGGTGGAGCCGTACGGTTCTGGCTTGGGTGGCGGCGGTTTTTGGTTGCTGCACAGTGCAGAGGACAACGTCGATGTGATGTTGGATGGT encodes:
- the coaD gene encoding pantetheine-phosphate adenylyltransferase, whose product is MKNVIAVYPGTFDPITNGHIDLLNRAVKMFDRVVLAVAESPAKKPVFTLQERLSFVEQALLDCPSVSVLGFSGLLVDFAQQQQATVIIRGLRAVSDFEYEVQLSGMNRRLNPDVETVFISSAQEYAFVSSSLVREIALLDGDVSDFVPPCVKAALRQRIG
- a CDS encoding YfhL family 4Fe-4S dicluster ferredoxin: MSLMITDECINCDVCEPECPNDAISPGDEIYVIDPALCTECIGHYEESQCVEVCPVDCIPKDPEHEETEDELQLKYHQLTGE